A stretch of Paraburkholderia phenazinium DNA encodes these proteins:
- a CDS encoding CBS domain-containing protein yields MTSVAQLLKSKPNRDVYTVAADDSVYDAIKLMADKQIGALVVTEGESIAGIVTERDYARKVVLMDRASKATPVRDIMSRAVRFVHLTQTTDECMALMTERRMRHLPVIDQDKLVGMVSIGDLVKNIIAEQQFTIQQLEFYITGEHP; encoded by the coding sequence ATGACTAGCGTTGCGCAACTTCTCAAATCCAAACCGAATCGGGACGTCTACACGGTTGCAGCAGATGATTCCGTCTATGACGCGATCAAACTCATGGCGGACAAGCAGATCGGTGCGCTGGTCGTGACCGAGGGCGAGAGCATCGCCGGAATCGTCACGGAGCGGGACTATGCGCGCAAGGTTGTGCTGATGGACCGCGCGTCGAAGGCTACGCCGGTGCGCGACATCATGAGCCGCGCGGTGCGCTTCGTTCATCTCACGCAGACCACCGACGAATGCATGGCGCTCATGACCGAGCGGCGAATGCGCCACCTGCCGGTAATCGATCAGGACAAACTGGTGGGAATGGTGTCGATCGGGGATCTGGTGAAGAACATCATTGCCGAGCAGCAGTTCACGATTCAGCAACTCGAGTTCTACATCACAGGCGAGCATCCCTGA